From Pseudoramibacter sp.:
CGAAATATCCTTCTGCACATTGAAGAAAGAATCTACGTTTTGGAAGCCGAACTGGCCAGCGATGACCGCGGGAAAAACATGCTTAAGGACAAGGTCGAACAATCGGACATCGATCAGATGGAAAAGCAGATTGATCATTATCTGCAGATTGTCGGCAAGCAGACGAAGTTTGTGATTCCGGGCAGAAATCCCGCCTCTGCGGCGCTGCACACGGCGAGAGCTGTGGTGCGCCGGGGCGAAAGACGGATCGTGACTTACGAAGCTCAGGATCCGGGGCTGAGACCGGAAGTGGTCAAATTCGTCAACCGTCTCTCCGATTTGCTCTTTACATTGGCGAGGGTTGAAGAATTTGAACAGGATATTCGGGACGTAGCGGAAAAGGGTATGAAGGATCAAGATCAAGTCAGTGCAGGCGCTGTTGAAACGTCTGAAGACGACAACGAACTGCTGCTCGTGCTCGCAAAACGGGCGGCGGCAGGCGCAAGGGTCAAGGCCCGGGAACTGGGCGTGCCCATTGTCTTCTCGGCGGTTGACCGCGGCGGCAACCTGGCTTAT
This genomic window contains:
- a CDS encoding cob(I)yrinic acid a,c-diamide adenosyltransferase translates to MPNVYTRTGDKGSTGLFGGSRISKDDVRIEAYGTMDEAQAFIGLAASLTKDEEIRNILLHIEERIYVLEAELASDDRGKNMLKDKVEQSDIDQMEKQIDHYLQIVGKQTKFVIPGRNPASAALHTARAVVRRGERRIVTYEAQDPGLRPEVVKFVNRLSDLLFTLARVEEFEQDIRDVAEKGMKDQDQVSAGAVETSEDDNELLLVLAKRAAAGARVKARELGVPIVFSAVDRGGNLAYYERMKDSLIASIDISQNKAFTANALKCPTEDIQDLAKEGSPLFGIQFTNQNRIVTFGGGYPLIVDGKQIGAIGVSGGTADEDMAIAKAGLAVLQNH